A genomic stretch from Nocardia wallacei includes:
- a CDS encoding HalD/BesD family halogenase encodes MARARAELAADGCCVLAGFIRPELLETLRAEGDALAPHAYYTVEKVNAYNIPLDADLPPDHPGNIVLERGNAFVARDLIPAEALIQRLYTSPDFQRFIADCFGLAELHEFADPLAGLCLNVVAPGMSHPWHFDTNAFTVSMLTRAPEAGGVFEYCPAIRSPEAENLEDVRAVLTGGGERLIRRLHLRPGDLQLFQGRFSLHRVSPVEGATQRHTAIFAYSEQPGVVGNVERTRQLFGRVLPDHLAAAGNAVRGDRLLD; translated from the coding sequence GTGGCGCGGGCTCGTGCCGAATTGGCCGCCGACGGCTGCTGCGTGCTCGCGGGTTTCATCCGCCCGGAGCTGCTGGAGACGCTGCGCGCCGAGGGCGACGCACTCGCCCCGCACGCGTACTACACGGTCGAGAAGGTCAACGCCTACAACATCCCGCTCGATGCCGACCTGCCGCCCGACCACCCGGGCAATATCGTGCTCGAACGCGGAAACGCCTTCGTCGCACGGGATCTCATCCCCGCCGAGGCCCTGATCCAGCGCCTCTACACCAGCCCGGACTTCCAGCGCTTCATCGCCGACTGCTTCGGCCTGGCCGAGCTCCACGAATTCGCGGACCCGCTCGCGGGCCTGTGCCTGAACGTGGTGGCGCCCGGCATGTCGCACCCGTGGCACTTCGACACCAACGCGTTCACGGTCTCCATGCTGACCCGTGCGCCCGAGGCCGGCGGGGTGTTCGAATACTGCCCGGCCATCCGCTCGCCCGAGGCGGAGAACCTCGAGGATGTGCGCGCCGTGCTGACCGGCGGCGGCGAGCGGCTGATCCGCCGGCTGCACCTGCGGCCCGGCGATCTGCAGCTGTTCCAGGGCCGGTTCTCGCTGCACCGTGTCTCGCCGGTGGAGGGCGCCACGCAGCGGCACACCGCGATCTTCGCCTACAGCGAGCAGCCCGGCGTCGTCGGCAACGTCGAACGCACCCGCCAACTGTTCGGACGGGTCCTACCGGACCATCTGGCCGCGGCCGGCAATGCCGTCCGCGGGGACCGACTACTGGACTGA
- a CDS encoding class I SAM-dependent methyltransferase, with amino-acid sequence MQVSLDNTGKASFDDIYDRPDPSAYYSRMADLDYCIPELAKPHFERIIADRRAAIGAAPTVLDIGCSYGVNAALLRLDTTVAELAEHYRDGDTAARIARDRARLAAADPAPEVRFIGMDAAAPALSYAAAAGLLDDVVHADLEAADPTEPQRRRLAAADLVISTGCVGYVTDRTLLRVARAHGTRLPWMAHFVLRMFDFEPIAKQLADLGYRIEQVPGTFRQRRFASEAEQTQVLNTLSANGIDPTGLESDGWLHAQLHLCIPEDRPTTDEDRP; translated from the coding sequence GTGCAGGTTTCGCTGGACAACACCGGAAAAGCGTCGTTCGACGACATCTACGACCGCCCCGATCCATCCGCCTACTACAGCCGGATGGCCGATCTGGACTACTGCATTCCGGAACTGGCGAAACCACATTTCGAGCGGATCATCGCGGACCGCCGCGCCGCGATCGGCGCCGCGCCCACGGTGCTCGACATCGGATGTTCCTACGGCGTGAACGCCGCGCTGCTACGCCTGGACACCACCGTGGCCGAACTGGCCGAACACTATCGCGACGGCGACACCGCGGCGCGCATCGCCCGCGACCGGGCCCGGCTGGCCGCCGCCGACCCGGCGCCGGAGGTCCGCTTCATCGGGATGGACGCCGCCGCCCCGGCCCTGTCCTACGCCGCCGCAGCGGGTTTGCTGGACGACGTCGTGCACGCCGATCTGGAGGCGGCCGACCCCACCGAGCCGCAGCGCCGCCGGCTCGCCGCCGCCGATCTGGTGATCTCCACCGGGTGCGTCGGCTACGTCACCGACCGCACCCTGCTCCGGGTGGCACGTGCCCACGGCACGCGGCTGCCCTGGATGGCACACTTCGTGCTGCGGATGTTCGACTTCGAGCCGATCGCGAAGCAGCTGGCAGATCTCGGGTACCGGATCGAGCAGGTACCGGGCACCTTCCGGCAGCGCCGCTTCGCCTCCGAGGCCGAACAGACCCAAGTGCTGAACACCCTGTCCGCCAATGGGATCGATCCCACCGGCCTGGAGTCGGACGGGTGGCTGCACGCCCAGTTGCACCTCTGTATCCCCGAAGACCGACCGACCACAGACGAGGACCGCCCGTGA
- the metH gene encoding methionine synthase — MPLSSRAEFDTTLLDTLTRRVVVGDGAMGTMLQAADLSLDDFRGLEGCNEILNETRPDVLREIHRAYFEAGADAVETNTFGCNLPNLADYDIADRIRDLSERGTRLAREVADEMGPAADGTARFVLGSMGPGTKLPTLGHAPFAALRDAYTEAALGMLDGGADAVLIETCQDLLQVKAAVTGSRRAMERAGRRIPIITHVTVETTGTMLVGSEIGAALTAIEPLGVDMIGLNCATGPAEMSEHLRHLSKHARLPVSVMPNAGLPVLGANGAEYPLTPEELAAALHGFVTEFGLALVGGCCGTTPEHIRQVAEAVAQVSPAPREPRHEPSVSSMYTAVPFEQDASILMIGERTNANGSKAFREAMLAGDWQKCLDIAKDQTRDGAHMLDLCVDYVGRDGTADMSELASRLATASTLPIMLDSTETPVLRAGLEHLGGRCAVNSVNYEDGAGPDSRFQQTMRLVAEHGAAVVALTIDEEGQARTAAKKVEIAERLIADITGNWGLEESDIIIDTLTFTLGTGQEESRRDGIETIEGIRELKRRHPNVQTTLGLSNISFGLNPAARQVLNSVFMHECVQAGLDSAIVHASKILPIARIPEEQRETALDLVYDRRREGYDPLQKLMALFEGVSTASSKASRAEELAALPLFERLERRIVDGEKAGMEADLDVAMAEVPPLRIINETLLSGMKTVGELFGSGQMQLPFVLQSAEVMKAAVAYLEPHMEATDDSGKGRIVLATVKGDVHDIGKNLVDIILSNNGYEVVNLGIKQPIATILDAAVDKKADVIGMSGLLVKSTVVMKENLEEMNTRGMAGQFPVLLGGAALTRSYVENDLTEVYEGDVHYARDAFEGLRLMDDIMTRKRGGAVEDDSPAAVAEREKAAERKARHERSKRIAAERRAKEAPVEVPERSDVAADLPVAVPPFWGTRVVKGLAVGEYSGLLDERALFLGQWGLRGQRGGDGPSYEELVESDGRPRLRYWLDRLTAEGVLQHAAVVYGYFPAVSEGDDVIVLEAPDPAAPERYRFTFPRQQRDRFLCIADFVRSRDLAEQMGQVDVLPFQLVTMGQPIADFANELFAQDNYRDYLEVHGIGVQLTEALAEYWHRRVREELVLEGHSVSEEDPADVQDYFKLGYRGARYSFGYGACPDLEDRAKLVSLLEAERIGVTLSEELQLHPEQSTDAFVLLHPEAKYFNA, encoded by the coding sequence ATGCCTTTGTCCTCACGCGCCGAGTTCGATACCACTTTGCTCGACACGCTCACCCGGCGTGTCGTGGTCGGCGACGGTGCGATGGGCACCATGCTGCAGGCCGCGGATCTGTCGCTGGACGACTTCCGGGGCCTGGAGGGCTGTAACGAGATTCTCAACGAAACCCGCCCCGACGTGCTGCGCGAGATCCACCGCGCGTACTTCGAGGCGGGGGCCGACGCGGTGGAGACGAACACCTTCGGCTGCAACCTGCCCAACCTGGCCGACTACGACATCGCCGACCGCATCCGTGACCTGTCCGAGCGCGGCACCAGGCTGGCCCGCGAGGTCGCCGACGAGATGGGACCCGCCGCGGACGGTACCGCCCGGTTCGTCCTGGGTTCGATGGGACCGGGCACCAAGCTGCCCACGCTGGGTCACGCGCCGTTCGCGGCGCTGCGCGACGCCTACACCGAGGCCGCGCTGGGCATGCTCGACGGCGGCGCCGACGCCGTACTGATCGAGACCTGCCAGGACCTGCTGCAGGTCAAGGCGGCGGTGACGGGCAGCCGGCGGGCGATGGAGCGGGCGGGCCGGCGCATCCCGATCATCACGCACGTCACCGTCGAGACCACCGGCACGATGCTGGTCGGCAGCGAGATCGGGGCCGCGCTGACGGCGATCGAGCCGCTCGGCGTCGACATGATCGGTCTCAATTGCGCCACCGGCCCGGCGGAGATGAGCGAGCACCTGCGTCATCTGTCCAAGCACGCGCGGCTGCCGGTATCGGTGATGCCCAACGCCGGGCTGCCGGTGCTGGGCGCCAACGGCGCCGAATATCCGCTCACCCCTGAGGAATTGGCGGCCGCGCTGCACGGCTTCGTCACCGAGTTCGGGCTGGCGCTGGTGGGCGGCTGCTGTGGCACCACCCCCGAGCACATCCGGCAGGTGGCCGAGGCGGTGGCGCAGGTGTCGCCCGCGCCGCGCGAGCCGCGGCACGAGCCCAGCGTCTCGTCGATGTACACCGCGGTGCCGTTCGAGCAGGACGCGTCGATCCTGATGATCGGCGAGCGCACGAATGCCAACGGCTCCAAGGCCTTCCGCGAGGCCATGCTGGCGGGCGACTGGCAGAAGTGCCTGGACATCGCCAAGGACCAGACCCGCGACGGCGCGCACATGCTGGACCTGTGTGTCGACTACGTGGGCCGCGACGGCACCGCCGACATGTCGGAGCTGGCCAGCCGGCTGGCGACGGCGTCCACGCTGCCGATCATGCTGGACTCCACCGAAACCCCCGTACTGCGCGCGGGGCTGGAGCATCTGGGCGGCCGCTGCGCGGTCAACTCGGTGAACTACGAGGACGGCGCCGGTCCGGATTCGCGCTTCCAGCAGACGATGCGGCTGGTGGCCGAGCACGGCGCGGCCGTCGTCGCGCTGACCATCGACGAGGAGGGCCAGGCCCGCACGGCCGCGAAGAAGGTCGAGATCGCCGAGCGGCTGATCGCCGACATCACCGGCAACTGGGGCCTGGAGGAGAGCGACATCATCATCGACACGCTCACCTTCACCCTGGGCACCGGGCAGGAGGAGTCGCGCCGCGACGGTATCGAAACCATCGAGGGCATCCGGGAATTGAAGCGCCGCCACCCGAATGTGCAGACCACCCTGGGCCTGTCCAATATCTCCTTCGGCCTCAATCCCGCCGCGCGGCAGGTGCTGAACTCGGTGTTCATGCACGAGTGCGTGCAGGCCGGGCTGGACTCGGCGATCGTGCACGCGTCGAAGATCCTGCCCATAGCGCGCATTCCCGAGGAGCAGCGCGAGACGGCGCTGGACCTGGTGTACGACCGCCGCCGCGAGGGCTACGACCCGCTGCAGAAGCTGATGGCGCTGTTCGAGGGCGTGTCCACGGCCTCGTCCAAGGCGTCGCGGGCCGAGGAGCTGGCGGCGCTGCCGCTGTTCGAGCGGCTGGAGCGGCGCATCGTCGACGGCGAGAAGGCCGGCATGGAGGCCGACCTGGACGTGGCGATGGCCGAGGTGCCGCCGCTGAGGATCATCAACGAGACCCTGCTGTCGGGTATGAAGACCGTCGGCGAGCTGTTCGGGTCCGGGCAGATGCAGTTGCCGTTCGTGTTGCAGTCCGCCGAGGTGATGAAGGCGGCCGTGGCGTACCTGGAACCGCACATGGAGGCCACCGACGACTCCGGCAAGGGCCGGATCGTGCTGGCCACCGTGAAGGGCGACGTGCACGACATCGGCAAGAACCTGGTCGACATCATCCTGTCCAACAACGGCTACGAGGTGGTGAACCTCGGCATCAAGCAGCCGATCGCCACGATCCTGGACGCCGCGGTCGACAAGAAGGCCGACGTGATCGGCATGTCGGGGCTGCTGGTGAAGTCGACGGTGGTCATGAAGGAGAACCTCGAGGAGATGAACACCCGGGGGATGGCCGGCCAGTTCCCCGTTCTCCTCGGCGGCGCCGCGCTGACCCGGTCGTATGTCGAGAACGACCTGACCGAGGTGTACGAGGGCGACGTGCACTACGCGCGCGACGCGTTCGAGGGCCTGCGGCTGATGGACGACATCATGACCCGCAAGCGCGGCGGCGCGGTCGAGGACGACAGCCCGGCGGCGGTCGCGGAGCGGGAGAAGGCCGCCGAGCGCAAGGCGCGGCACGAACGCTCCAAGCGGATCGCCGCCGAGCGCCGGGCCAAGGAGGCTCCGGTCGAGGTGCCCGAGCGGTCGGACGTGGCCGCCGACCTGCCGGTCGCGGTGCCGCCGTTCTGGGGTACGCGGGTGGTGAAAGGCCTTGCGGTAGGCGAATATTCGGGTCTGCTCGACGAGCGGGCGCTGTTCTTGGGCCAGTGGGGCCTGCGCGGGCAGCGCGGCGGCGACGGGCCCAGCTACGAGGAGCTGGTCGAGTCCGACGGGCGCCCCCGGCTGCGGTACTGGCTGGACCGGCTCACCGCGGAGGGCGTGCTGCAGCACGCGGCGGTCGTCTACGGATATTTCCCCGCGGTGTCCGAGGGCGACGACGTGATCGTGCTGGAGGCCCCGGATCCCGCCGCACCGGAACGCTACCGGTTCACCTTCCCGCGCCAGCAGCGCGACCGGTTCCTGTGCATCGCCGATTTCGTCCGCTCCCGGGACCTCGCGGAGCAAATGGGACAGGTCGACGTGCTGCCGTTCCAGTTGGTCACCATGGGGCAGCCGATCGCGGATTTCGCCAACGAGCTGTTCGCGCAGGACAATTACCGCGACTATCTCGAGGTGCACGGCATCGGCGTGCAGCTGACCGAGGCGCTGGCCGAGTACTGGCACCGGCGCGTGCGCGAAGAGCTTGTGCTGGAAGGGCATTCGGTGTCGGAGGAGGATCCGGCCGACGTGCAGGACTACTTCAAGCTCGGCTATCGCGGCGCCCGCTACTCCTTCGGCTACGGCGCCTGCCCCGACCTGGAGGACCGCGCGAAACTGGTGTCGCTACTGGAGGCCGAGCGCATCGGTGTGACATTGTCGGAGGAGTTGCAGCTGCATCCGGAGCAGTCCACCGACGCGTTCGTCCTGTTGCATCCGGAAGCAAAGTACTTCAACGCGTAG
- a CDS encoding serine/threonine-protein kinase, whose translation MTSDRLIAGRYRLGDPIGTGAMGVVWRATDVRLRRTVAVKQLLLAPGLTRSQALEAKLRAMREGRIAARLHHQNAVTVFDVAEEDGQPWLVMEFVDAQSLATVMREQGPLDPQRVARIGAKVAAALAVAHDAGIVHRDVKPANILVAENGTVKITDFGISRAVGDVTVTSTGFLAGTPAYLSPEVARGEDPEPASDVFALGSTLYAAVEGTPPFGEGENPLAVLHSVARAQVPPPRRAAALGPVLMELLAADAGNRPTMREAQTALAAVADGRAAPPPKAATKILPKPGAPLDAAATTVLAGAAAGNAEDPTVHVAAAAPSGGTVPAGSPAPQRKPPGTGPNRRVLALAAAGAVAVLVLIGLLVALDGNDDGGERTTAGGESSQAAPPPPSAAAVPPPVDDGQPTRAPAATTTPAAPSSSAAPSSTPGATSSAPRSSTPPTTTAAPAQPVSAAAFVSSYYGMLPANTSGAWSLLSPAYQAQTGGYDSYVRFWSQFSGVSVSNVVQNGDRASATVTYRYRNGRQESEQRWFRVTNEGGRSLIVDSQRG comes from the coding sequence ATGACGTCAGATCGGCTGATCGCGGGGCGGTACCGCCTGGGGGATCCCATCGGTACGGGGGCGATGGGGGTCGTCTGGCGGGCCACCGACGTGCGGCTGCGCCGCACGGTCGCGGTCAAGCAGCTGTTGCTGGCGCCGGGTCTGACGCGGTCGCAGGCGCTCGAGGCGAAACTGCGGGCCATGCGTGAGGGGCGGATCGCGGCCCGGCTGCACCACCAGAACGCGGTGACCGTGTTCGACGTGGCCGAGGAGGACGGCCAGCCGTGGCTGGTCATGGAATTCGTGGACGCGCAGAGCCTCGCGACGGTGATGCGCGAGCAGGGCCCGCTGGACCCGCAGCGGGTGGCACGGATCGGGGCGAAGGTGGCGGCGGCGCTGGCCGTCGCGCACGACGCGGGCATCGTGCACCGGGACGTGAAACCGGCCAACATCCTCGTCGCCGAGAACGGCACCGTGAAGATCACCGATTTCGGCATCTCCCGGGCCGTCGGCGACGTCACGGTCACCTCGACCGGGTTCCTCGCGGGCACACCCGCGTACCTGTCGCCAGAAGTGGCGCGCGGCGAGGACCCGGAACCGGCCTCCGACGTGTTCGCGCTGGGGTCGACGCTGTACGCGGCGGTCGAGGGCACGCCGCCGTTCGGCGAGGGCGAAAACCCTTTGGCCGTACTGCATTCGGTGGCCCGCGCGCAGGTGCCGCCGCCGCGGCGCGCCGCGGCGCTGGGCCCGGTCCTGATGGAACTGCTGGCCGCCGACGCGGGCAACCGGCCCACCATGCGCGAGGCGCAGACGGCCCTCGCCGCCGTGGCCGACGGCCGCGCGGCGCCACCACCCAAGGCGGCGACCAAGATCCTGCCCAAGCCCGGCGCCCCGCTGGACGCGGCGGCGACGACCGTCCTCGCGGGAGCCGCCGCGGGCAACGCCGAGGACCCGACCGTGCACGTGGCGGCGGCGGCGCCGAGCGGCGGCACGGTGCCCGCGGGATCGCCCGCGCCGCAACGCAAGCCGCCCGGGACGGGGCCGAACCGGCGGGTGCTCGCGCTGGCCGCGGCGGGCGCGGTGGCGGTGCTCGTGCTCATCGGCCTGCTCGTCGCGCTCGACGGCAACGACGATGGCGGTGAGCGGACCACGGCGGGCGGCGAGTCGTCGCAGGCGGCGCCCCCGCCGCCGTCCGCCGCCGCCGTGCCGCCACCGGTAGACGACGGGCAGCCCACCCGGGCTCCGGCCGCCACGACCACGCCGGCGGCGCCGTCGTCCAGCGCCGCCCCGTCCAGCACTCCCGGCGCGACCTCGTCCGCGCCGCGCAGCAGCACGCCGCCGACCACGACCGCGGCACCGGCTCAGCCGGTCAGCGCCGCGGCGTTCGTGTCGAGCTACTACGGCATGCTGCCGGCCAACACCAGCGGCGCGTGGTCGCTGTTGTCGCCGGCGTATCAGGCGCAAACCGGCGGATACGACTCGTACGTGCGGTTCTGGAGTCAGTTCAGCGGCGTGAGCGTGTCGAACGTCGTGCAGAACGGGGACCGGGCGTCGGCCACGGTCACCTATCGGTACCGCAACGGCCGGCAGGAATCCGAACAGCGGTGGTTCCGCGTGACCAACGAGGGCGGCAGGTCGCTGATCGTCGACTCCCAGCGGGGCTGA
- a CDS encoding PAC2 family protein, with translation MNPSASPDPDLPTLRDPVLVAAFEGWNDAADAASGAVEHLELIWDAEPLAELDSEDYYDYQVNRPTVRQVDGVTREIQWPSTTLSVCSPPGSSRDIVLLHGIEPNMRWRSFCHDILELTEQLKVSTVVILGALLADTPHTRPVPVTGTAYSKEAAERFNLEQTRYEGPTGITGVLQDACVRAGVPAVSFWAAVPHYVSQPPNPKATIALLRRVEDVLDIEVPLGELPAQAEDWEAAVDEMTAGDEEVSEYVRSLEERGDAAIDLNEAMAKIDGDAIAAEFEKYLRRRGPGGFSL, from the coding sequence GTGAACCCCAGTGCATCACCCGATCCGGACCTGCCGACGCTGCGTGATCCGGTGCTCGTGGCCGCCTTCGAGGGCTGGAACGACGCGGCCGACGCGGCCAGCGGCGCCGTCGAACATCTGGAACTGATCTGGGACGCCGAACCACTGGCCGAACTCGACTCCGAGGACTATTACGACTACCAGGTGAACCGGCCGACCGTGCGCCAGGTCGACGGTGTCACGCGCGAGATCCAGTGGCCGTCGACCACGCTGTCGGTGTGCTCACCGCCCGGCAGCAGCCGCGACATCGTGCTGCTGCACGGCATCGAGCCCAACATGCGCTGGCGCAGCTTCTGCCACGACATCCTGGAACTCACCGAGCAGCTCAAGGTCTCGACCGTCGTCATTCTCGGCGCGCTGCTCGCCGACACCCCGCACACCCGGCCCGTCCCCGTCACCGGCACCGCCTACAGCAAGGAGGCGGCCGAGCGGTTCAACCTCGAGCAGACCCGGTACGAGGGCCCCACCGGAATCACCGGCGTACTGCAGGATGCGTGCGTGCGCGCGGGTGTCCCGGCCGTCTCGTTCTGGGCCGCGGTGCCCCACTACGTCTCCCAGCCCCCGAACCCCAAGGCCACCATCGCCCTGCTGCGCCGGGTCGAGGATGTCCTCGATATCGAGGTTCCGCTCGGTGAGTTACCCGCCCAGGCCGAGGACTGGGAGGCCGCCGTCGACGAGATGACCGCGGGCGACGAGGAAGTCAGCGAGTACGTCCGATCGCTGGAGGAACGCGGCGATGCCGCCATCGATCTCAACGAGGCGATGGCCAAGATCGATGGCGACGCCATCGCCGCGGAGTTCGAGAAGTATCTGCGGCGGCGGGGCCCGGGCGGATTCAGCCTCTGA
- a CDS encoding HAD family hydrolase, with protein MPALAAVLWDMDGTLLDSEKLWDVGVRELSVELGGEMTDATRHALIGAAADDALRIIFAGLDLYPDPAAMAEAGEWLHRRVTGLMAGPVPWRPGAADALAAVRAAGLRCGLVTNTTRAITELCLDTLGRNNFDVTVCGDEVPHGKPAPEPYLHAAHLLGVPPEHCVAVEDSPTGAHAAATAGCAVLVIPCEIPVPRRPGYIFRDSLAGLTPADLRSIHAALQP; from the coding sequence GTGCCCGCCCTCGCCGCAGTCCTGTGGGACATGGACGGGACCTTGCTGGACTCGGAGAAGCTCTGGGATGTCGGAGTGCGCGAGCTGTCGGTCGAACTGGGCGGGGAGATGACCGACGCGACCCGCCACGCCCTGATCGGCGCCGCGGCCGACGACGCCCTGCGCATCATCTTCGCCGGTCTGGACCTGTATCCCGATCCGGCGGCGATGGCCGAGGCGGGGGAGTGGCTGCACCGGCGGGTGACCGGCCTCATGGCCGGGCCCGTCCCGTGGCGTCCCGGCGCGGCGGACGCCCTGGCCGCCGTCCGCGCCGCCGGCCTGCGTTGCGGGCTGGTGACCAACACCACCCGCGCCATCACCGAGCTGTGCCTGGACACCCTGGGCCGCAACAACTTCGACGTCACGGTCTGCGGCGACGAGGTGCCCCACGGCAAACCGGCCCCCGAACCCTACCTCCACGCCGCCCACCTGCTCGGTGTCCCGCCGGAACACTGTGTGGCCGTGGAGGATTCACCGACCGGCGCGCACGCCGCCGCCACCGCGGGCTGTGCCGTCCTGGTAATCCCCTGCGAAATCCCCGTCCCCCGGCGCCCCGGCTACATCTTCCGCGATTCCCTGGCAGGCCTCACCCCCGCCGACCTCCGATCGATCCACGCGGCGCTGCAGCCCTAG